In Actinoplanes derwentensis, the following proteins share a genomic window:
- the glgC gene encoding glucose-1-phosphate adenylyltransferase, producing MAVKVLAIVLAGGEGKRLMPLTADRAKPGVPFGGIYRMIDFVLSNLANAGYLKIVVLTQYKSHSLDRHISKTWRMSTLLGNYVTPVPAQQRLGPRWFAGSADAIYQSLNLINDESPDYVIVFGADHIYRMDPKQMVNDHIASGAAVTVAGIRQPLSLADQFGVIDVGPDGKRIKAFREKPKDAVGLPDSPDEVYASMGNYVFTTRALCEAVTADAQNPDSKHDMGGNIIPMLVEKGEANVYDFRDNDVPGSTDRDRGYWRDVGTLDSFYEAHRDLIATLPIFNLYNHDWPIFTNYGSWPPAKFVHGYDDRQGRAIDSMISPGVVVSGALVERSVISPNVRVNSWAHVDGAVIMEGVSVGRRAVIRNAIIDKNVIIPEGAQIGVDLEKDRKLYTVSDNGVVVIGKGQRIEL from the coding sequence ATGGCTGTCAAGGTGCTTGCGATCGTTCTGGCTGGTGGGGAAGGCAAGCGCCTGATGCCGTTGACGGCTGACCGGGCCAAACCCGGCGTGCCCTTCGGCGGTATCTATCGCATGATCGATTTCGTGCTGTCGAACCTGGCGAACGCGGGTTATCTGAAGATCGTCGTTCTGACGCAGTACAAATCGCACTCTCTCGACCGGCACATCTCCAAGACGTGGCGGATGTCGACTCTGCTCGGCAACTACGTCACCCCGGTCCCCGCGCAGCAGCGCCTGGGCCCGCGCTGGTTCGCCGGTTCCGCCGACGCGATCTACCAGAGTCTCAACCTGATCAACGACGAGTCGCCCGACTACGTCATCGTCTTCGGTGCCGACCACATCTACCGCATGGACCCGAAGCAGATGGTCAACGACCACATCGCCTCGGGCGCCGCGGTCACCGTCGCCGGCATCCGCCAGCCGCTGTCGCTCGCCGACCAGTTCGGGGTCATCGACGTCGGCCCCGACGGCAAGCGGATCAAGGCGTTCCGGGAGAAGCCGAAGGACGCGGTGGGCCTGCCCGACTCCCCCGACGAGGTCTACGCGTCGATGGGCAACTACGTCTTCACCACCCGGGCGCTGTGCGAGGCGGTCACCGCCGACGCCCAGAACCCGGACAGCAAGCACGACATGGGCGGCAACATCATCCCGATGCTGGTGGAGAAGGGCGAGGCGAACGTCTACGACTTCCGCGACAACGACGTCCCCGGCTCCACCGACCGCGACCGCGGCTACTGGCGCGACGTGGGCACCCTGGACTCGTTCTACGAGGCCCACCGGGACCTGATCGCCACCCTGCCGATCTTCAACCTGTACAACCACGACTGGCCGATCTTCACCAACTACGGTTCCTGGCCCCCCGCGAAGTTCGTCCACGGCTACGACGATCGCCAGGGCCGCGCCATAGACTCGATGATCTCCCCCGGCGTGGTCGTCTCCGGCGCCCTGGTCGAACGCTCGGTGATCTCCCCCAACGTCCGGGTGAACTCGTGGGCCCACGTCGACGGCGCGGTCATCATGGAGGGCGTCTCCGTCGGCCGCCGCGCGGTCATCCGCAACGCGATCATCGACAAGAACGTGATCATCCCCGAGGGCGCCCAGATCGGCGTGGACCTGGAAAAGGACCGCAAGCTCTACACGGTCAGCGACAACGGCGTGGTGGTAATCGGCAAGGGCCAAAGAATCGAACTCTAA
- a CDS encoding putative bifunctional diguanylate cyclase/phosphodiesterase, with protein sequence MTDVQIPRIPAWQYTLAGGFVAVFAARALDSTAVWLLLQTAWVMVLWRTATRHRCAWWLMLSAVAAGLVVSAGWGLHDAPPTNTPMGLSLALPYALFAAGAFQFGRRRRPGSAAEAGAVVLAVAMLAWSFIVLPYLGDPGYQQVDRALAALYAVIDLTLLGTALRNLTDPRRGPARLLAAGAVTMIAPHMVYAATGSVGTGPFQPGGICHLLIQCAWVLLAAAAVHPDAGKFRAGAAGNGRTALIAMYTAAVAAPLLPAIANPSAVVIVPALLTSGLSGLLLLRIVGLARLAGRRAREARGALDEQRLLQDQLTYRAEHDALTGLANRDLLTERLGRAVAGDRPYGLILCALDGFKEVNDTYGHSVGDAVLRQVAGRLLLFAAEVEMVARIGGDEFGFLLGPGADASGLAARVVEAVGSAPFLVDDRRIPLTARAGIAGGVTGNDAVLSDADLALRAAKQAGGGIARFDESLRAEQSDRARIAAGLRQAILDGSLFMHYQPVVDTATGRITGVEALMRWRQDGELIPPGVFIPVAEQTGLIGTIGARALRLACAQAAVWHHEHGLYLTVNVSTHQLRDPGFADSVLRILADTGLPAAALVLEITESVLVDAADTNVLGILRAYGIRIAIDDFGTGYSSLAYLHTLPVDILKIDQSFIRRHQDPPRPQDVSLTRAILELARSQDLLAVAEGVETAAQANLLRELDCPLVQGYHFGRPAAPEAIDVLLREAAVRPAA encoded by the coding sequence ATGACGGACGTGCAGATCCCCCGCATCCCGGCCTGGCAGTACACCCTCGCGGGTGGCTTCGTGGCCGTGTTCGCCGCCCGTGCGCTGGACAGCACCGCCGTATGGCTGCTGCTCCAGACCGCCTGGGTGATGGTCCTCTGGCGGACCGCCACCCGGCACCGGTGCGCCTGGTGGCTGATGCTCTCGGCGGTCGCCGCCGGGCTGGTCGTATCGGCCGGGTGGGGGCTGCACGACGCCCCGCCGACGAACACCCCGATGGGGCTGTCGCTGGCGTTGCCGTACGCCCTCTTCGCCGCCGGGGCCTTCCAGTTCGGCCGGCGCCGGCGGCCCGGTTCGGCGGCCGAGGCCGGCGCGGTGGTGCTCGCGGTGGCGATGCTGGCGTGGTCGTTCATCGTGCTGCCGTATCTCGGGGACCCCGGCTACCAGCAGGTCGACCGGGCGCTGGCCGCGCTCTACGCGGTGATCGACCTGACGTTGCTGGGGACCGCGCTGCGCAATCTGACCGACCCGCGCCGTGGCCCGGCCCGGCTGCTCGCCGCCGGTGCGGTGACGATGATCGCCCCGCACATGGTCTACGCCGCGACCGGGTCGGTCGGCACCGGGCCGTTCCAGCCCGGCGGCATCTGTCACCTGCTCATCCAGTGCGCCTGGGTGCTGCTGGCCGCGGCCGCGGTGCACCCCGACGCCGGGAAGTTCCGGGCCGGGGCCGCTGGGAACGGCCGGACCGCGCTGATCGCGATGTACACCGCCGCGGTCGCCGCCCCGCTGTTGCCCGCGATCGCGAACCCGAGCGCCGTCGTGATCGTGCCGGCCCTGCTCACGTCCGGGCTCAGCGGGTTGCTGCTGCTGCGGATCGTCGGGCTGGCCCGGCTCGCCGGGCGGCGGGCCCGCGAGGCCCGGGGGGCCCTGGACGAACAGCGGCTGCTGCAGGATCAGTTGACGTACCGGGCCGAGCACGACGCGCTGACCGGTCTCGCCAACCGGGATCTGCTCACCGAGCGCCTGGGCCGGGCCGTCGCCGGGGACCGGCCGTACGGGCTGATCCTCTGCGCGCTGGACGGGTTCAAGGAGGTCAACGACACCTACGGGCACTCGGTCGGTGACGCGGTGCTGCGGCAGGTCGCCGGGCGGCTGCTGCTGTTCGCGGCGGAGGTGGAGATGGTGGCCCGGATCGGCGGCGACGAGTTCGGTTTCCTGCTCGGTCCCGGGGCCGACGCCTCCGGGCTGGCCGCGCGGGTGGTCGAGGCGGTGGGTTCGGCGCCGTTCCTGGTGGACGACCGGCGGATCCCGCTCACCGCGCGGGCCGGGATCGCCGGTGGGGTGACCGGCAACGACGCCGTGCTCAGCGACGCCGACCTGGCGCTGCGGGCCGCGAAACAGGCCGGCGGCGGAATCGCCCGGTTCGACGAGTCGCTGCGGGCCGAGCAGTCCGACCGGGCCCGGATCGCGGCCGGACTGCGGCAGGCGATCCTCGACGGCAGCCTGTTCATGCACTATCAGCCGGTGGTGGACACCGCCACCGGGCGGATCACCGGGGTGGAGGCGCTGATGCGCTGGCGCCAGGACGGCGAGCTGATCCCGCCGGGGGTGTTCATCCCGGTGGCCGAACAGACCGGCCTGATCGGGACGATCGGCGCGCGGGCACTGCGGCTGGCGTGCGCGCAGGCCGCCGTCTGGCACCACGAGCACGGTCTCTACCTGACCGTCAACGTCTCCACCCATCAGCTGCGCGATCCCGGGTTCGCCGACTCGGTGCTGCGGATCCTGGCGGACACCGGGTTGCCGGCGGCGGCTCTGGTGCTGGAGATCACCGAATCGGTACTCGTCGACGCCGCGGACACCAATGTGCTGGGGATCCTGCGGGCCTACGGCATCCGGATCGCCATCGACGACTTCGGCACCGGGTACTCGTCGCTGGCCTATCTGCACACTCTGCCGGTCGACATTCTCAAGATCGACCAGTCCTTCATCCGCCGCCATCAGGACCCGCCGCGACCCCAGGACGTGAGCTTGACCAGGGCGATCCTGGAATTGGCCCGCAGTCAGGACCTGCTCGCGGTCGCTGAGGGAGTGGAGACGGCGGCCCAGGCGAACCTGCTGCGGGAGCTGGACTGCCCGCTCGTTCAGGGGTATCACTTCGGCCGCCCGGCGGCCCCGGAGGCGATCGACGTACTATTGCGGGAGGCGGCGGTGAGACCGGCGGCCTGA
- the glgA gene encoding glycogen synthase — MLRADLISREYPPEVYGGGGVHLEYLARDLRALADVRVHCFGAPRDEPGVIAYPEPAELAGANAALRTMGVNLAMAQGCAGADVVHSHTWYANFAGHTAKLLHGVPHVLTTHSLEPLRPWKAEQLGGGYALSSFCERTAIEGADAIIAVSGGMRRDVLKAYPSVDPDRVHVIYNGIDTELYQPDRGTDVVDRLGIDRNRPSVVFVGRITRQKGLPYLVRACKELPADAQIILLAGAPDTPEILTEVASLVADLQKTRDGVIWVQEMLPKQDVIQVLTHATVFVCPSIYEPMGIVNLEAMACETAVVATATGGIPEVVADGETGVLVPIQQLEDGTGTPVDPARFVADLATALTRLLNDPQLAERMGKAGRRRAVEKFSWSRIAEDTLEIYRTVL, encoded by the coding sequence GTGTTGCGTGCAGATCTCATCTCCCGCGAGTACCCGCCCGAGGTCTACGGCGGCGGCGGCGTCCACCTCGAATACCTGGCCCGGGACCTGCGCGCGCTAGCTGACGTGCGGGTGCACTGTTTCGGTGCGCCACGGGACGAACCCGGTGTCATCGCGTACCCGGAGCCCGCCGAACTGGCCGGGGCCAACGCCGCGCTGCGCACCATGGGGGTGAATCTGGCGATGGCCCAGGGGTGCGCGGGGGCCGACGTGGTGCACAGTCACACCTGGTACGCGAACTTCGCCGGCCACACCGCGAAACTGCTGCACGGCGTCCCGCACGTGCTGACCACGCACAGCCTGGAGCCGTTGCGGCCGTGGAAGGCCGAGCAGCTCGGCGGCGGTTACGCGCTCTCGTCGTTCTGTGAGCGGACCGCGATCGAGGGCGCCGACGCGATCATCGCGGTCTCCGGCGGGATGCGGCGGGACGTGCTCAAGGCGTACCCGTCGGTGGATCCGGACCGGGTGCACGTGATCTACAACGGCATCGACACCGAGCTGTACCAGCCGGATCGCGGCACCGACGTCGTCGACCGTCTCGGCATCGACCGCAACCGGCCCAGTGTCGTCTTCGTCGGGCGCATCACCCGCCAGAAGGGCCTTCCCTATCTGGTCCGGGCGTGCAAGGAGCTGCCGGCCGACGCGCAGATCATCCTGCTCGCCGGCGCCCCGGACACCCCGGAGATCCTCACCGAGGTGGCGTCCCTGGTCGCGGATCTGCAGAAGACGCGGGACGGTGTCATCTGGGTGCAGGAGATGCTGCCCAAGCAGGACGTCATCCAGGTCCTCACGCACGCCACCGTCTTCGTCTGCCCGTCGATCTACGAGCCGATGGGCATCGTGAACCTGGAGGCGATGGCCTGCGAGACCGCCGTGGTCGCCACCGCGACCGGCGGCATCCCCGAGGTGGTCGCCGACGGTGAGACCGGCGTGCTGGTTCCGATCCAGCAGCTGGAGGACGGCACGGGTACGCCCGTCGACCCCGCTCGGTTCGTCGCCGACCTGGCCACCGCTCTGACCCGGCTGTTGAACGACCCGCAGCTGGCCGAGCGGATGGGTAAGGCCGGCCGGCGTCGCGCCGTGGAGAAGTTCAGCTGGTCACGGATCGCCGAGGACACCCTCGAGATCTACCGGACGGTGCTGTGA
- a CDS encoding glycoside hydrolase family 10 protein gives MTLLRRPPVWAALLLAAGLFTVAVLGLGLARAAFFAPPETSAAADRIVVAETPGPVEAGVCGTVPVKAARELRGMWLTTVYNIDWPSKPGLPEAKVKSEYLKWLDLAVAQRHNAIFVHVRPSGDAFWKSDYAPWSNWLTGKFDDTDPGWDPMQFMVDEAHARNLEFHAWFNPYRGTQPAPSGTGTDLTKLVKNHPLLVHPEWRIAYPTGKAGRLYFDPGVPEARKFVEDAMLEAVEKYDVDGVHFDDFFYPYPEEGEDFPDDASFKKYGKGKSRADWRRENVNTLVREMQQRIAELKPWVKYGISPFGIWRNGGEGSDTAGLESYSAIYADTRKWVREGWLDYIVPQLYWTIGFGKADYAKTLPWWTETVKGTGVQLWIGMADYRVGEKGDWSDPGQLDRQMVLNDKFGVQGQVHFSAKQLRQDRLGSVTRYVAKHYAAPALPPRMARLPATPPAAPQITGAQRAASGAVTLTTAAPGGGASWALYRSGDGAAALVATGRAGTPVVDPSAPAGPATYCLSGLDRSGNEGSLSSPFTSAG, from the coding sequence GTGACTCTGCTGCGCAGGCCGCCGGTGTGGGCGGCGCTGCTGCTGGCGGCCGGGCTGTTCACGGTCGCCGTGCTGGGGCTGGGCTTGGCGCGGGCGGCGTTCTTCGCCCCGCCGGAGACGTCGGCCGCCGCCGACCGGATCGTGGTCGCCGAGACGCCCGGCCCGGTCGAGGCCGGCGTCTGCGGCACGGTGCCGGTGAAGGCCGCCCGCGAACTGCGGGGCATGTGGCTGACCACGGTCTACAACATCGACTGGCCGAGCAAGCCGGGGCTGCCCGAGGCGAAGGTCAAGTCGGAGTACCTGAAGTGGCTCGATCTGGCGGTCGCGCAGCGGCACAACGCCATCTTCGTCCACGTCCGGCCCAGCGGGGACGCGTTCTGGAAGTCCGACTACGCGCCGTGGTCTAACTGGCTGACCGGGAAGTTCGACGACACTGATCCGGGCTGGGATCCGATGCAGTTCATGGTCGACGAGGCGCACGCGCGGAACCTGGAGTTCCACGCCTGGTTCAACCCGTACCGGGGCACCCAGCCGGCGCCGTCCGGCACCGGGACCGACCTGACCAAGCTGGTGAAGAACCACCCGCTGCTGGTGCATCCGGAATGGCGGATCGCGTACCCGACGGGCAAGGCCGGCCGGCTCTACTTCGATCCGGGTGTGCCGGAGGCCCGCAAGTTCGTCGAGGACGCGATGCTGGAGGCGGTGGAGAAGTACGACGTGGACGGTGTCCACTTCGACGACTTCTTCTATCCGTACCCGGAGGAGGGTGAGGACTTCCCCGACGACGCGTCGTTCAAGAAGTACGGCAAGGGCAAGAGCCGGGCCGACTGGCGCCGGGAGAACGTGAACACCCTGGTCCGTGAGATGCAGCAGCGGATCGCCGAGCTGAAGCCGTGGGTGAAGTACGGGATCAGCCCGTTCGGCATCTGGCGCAACGGCGGTGAGGGCTCGGACACCGCCGGGCTGGAGAGTTACAGCGCCATCTACGCCGACACCCGCAAGTGGGTACGGGAGGGCTGGCTCGACTACATCGTCCCGCAGCTGTACTGGACGATCGGGTTCGGCAAGGCCGACTACGCCAAGACGCTGCCCTGGTGGACCGAGACGGTGAAGGGCACCGGGGTGCAGTTGTGGATCGGGATGGCCGACTACCGGGTCGGGGAGAAGGGCGACTGGAGCGATCCGGGGCAGCTCGACCGGCAGATGGTCCTCAACGACAAGTTCGGGGTGCAGGGGCAGGTGCACTTCAGCGCCAAGCAGCTCCGGCAGGACCGCCTCGGTTCGGTGACCCGGTACGTGGCGAAGCACTACGCCGCTCCCGCTCTGCCTCCCCGGATGGCCCGCCTGCCGGCGACTCCTCCGGCGGCGCCGCAGATCACCGGGGCACAGCGCGCGGCGTCGGGTGCGGTCACCCTGACCACTGCGGCTCCGGGTGGTGGTGCCAGCTGGGCCCTCTACCGTTCGGGTGATGGCGCGGCGGCTCTCGTGGCCACCGGCCGGGCGGGTACCCCGGTGGTCGATCCGTCGGCTCCGGCCGGTCCGGCGACCTATTGCCTCAGTGGCCTGGACCGGTCCGGTAACGAGGGGTCGTTGAGCAGCCCGTTCACCAGCGCCGGTTAA
- a CDS encoding ABC-F family ATP-binding cassette domain-containing protein, with product MSATLIARELAAGHGDRTLFSELDLVVAPGAVIGLVGVNGAGKTTLLRTLAGLIPTEGGSVSLSPPTANVGYLPQERERRADETVRDFLGRRTGVSAAQTAMDDAALALAESEPGADDRYAAALDRWLDLGGADLDERIDEVGLGFDLDLPMTALSGGQAARAGMASLLLSRYDIYLLDEPTNDLDLDGLGRLEAFVAGLRAGVVLVSHDREFLTRTVTEVLELDLAQQQVKLFGGGYGAYLEERDRARRHAREQFEEYSDKKEDLLERGRMQRAWMDKGVRNARRKAPDNDKIAKSQRGESSEKQAAKARQTERMIERLEVVEEPRKEWELRMEIAAAPRAGAVVATLRDAVVRRGSFALGPVTLQIDWADRIAITGANGSGKSTLLAALLGRLPLDDGAQHLGPGVVVGEVDQARGLFLGGEPLSRAFGAAVPEWNDPDVRTLLAKFGLKSGHVMRPAATLSPGERTRAALALLQARGVNLLVLDEPTNHLDLPAIEQLESALSSYTGTLLLVTHDRRMLEAVTVNRRLEVADGRVTG from the coding sequence ATGAGCGCAACACTGATCGCCCGGGAACTCGCGGCCGGACACGGGGACCGCACCCTCTTCAGCGAACTCGACCTGGTCGTCGCGCCCGGCGCCGTGATCGGGCTGGTCGGGGTCAACGGCGCGGGCAAGACCACGCTGTTACGTACCCTCGCCGGGTTGATCCCGACCGAGGGCGGCAGCGTCTCGCTGAGCCCGCCCACCGCCAACGTCGGTTATCTGCCGCAGGAACGCGAGCGGCGCGCGGACGAGACGGTACGCGACTTCCTCGGCCGCCGCACCGGGGTGAGCGCCGCGCAGACCGCGATGGACGACGCCGCTCTCGCTCTGGCCGAGAGCGAACCGGGCGCCGACGACCGGTACGCCGCCGCCCTGGACCGCTGGCTCGACCTGGGCGGCGCCGACCTGGACGAACGCATCGACGAAGTCGGGCTCGGGTTCGATCTGGACCTGCCGATGACCGCGCTCTCCGGCGGTCAGGCGGCCCGCGCCGGGATGGCGTCGCTGCTGCTCAGCCGCTACGACATCTACCTGCTCGACGAGCCCACCAACGACCTGGACCTGGACGGGCTGGGCCGTCTGGAGGCGTTCGTGGCCGGGCTGCGCGCGGGTGTCGTGCTGGTCAGCCACGACCGGGAGTTCCTCACCCGCACGGTGACCGAGGTGCTCGAACTCGACCTGGCCCAGCAGCAGGTCAAGCTGTTCGGCGGCGGTTACGGTGCCTACCTGGAAGAGCGGGACCGGGCCCGGCGGCACGCCCGCGAGCAGTTCGAGGAGTACTCCGACAAGAAGGAGGACCTGCTCGAACGCGGCCGGATGCAGCGCGCCTGGATGGACAAGGGAGTGCGCAACGCCCGCCGCAAGGCCCCGGACAACGACAAGATCGCCAAGTCGCAGCGGGGCGAGAGCAGTGAGAAACAGGCGGCCAAGGCGCGGCAGACCGAGCGGATGATCGAACGCCTGGAAGTGGTCGAGGAACCGCGCAAGGAGTGGGAGCTGCGGATGGAGATCGCCGCCGCGCCCCGGGCCGGTGCGGTGGTGGCGACCCTACGGGACGCGGTCGTGCGGCGCGGGTCGTTCGCGCTCGGCCCGGTGACCCTGCAGATCGACTGGGCCGACCGGATCGCGATCACCGGGGCCAACGGCTCCGGCAAGTCCACCCTGCTCGCGGCGCTGCTCGGGCGGCTCCCGCTGGACGACGGCGCCCAGCATCTCGGTCCCGGTGTGGTGGTCGGCGAGGTCGATCAGGCGCGCGGGCTGTTCCTCGGCGGCGAGCCGTTGTCCCGGGCGTTCGGGGCGGCGGTGCCGGAATGGAACGATCCCGACGTGCGTACCCTGCTGGCGAAGTTCGGCTTGAAGTCCGGTCACGTGATGCGCCCGGCCGCGACGCTCTCCCCCGGCGAGCGCACCCGCGCGGCCCTGGCCCTGTTGCAGGCGCGCGGGGTGAACCTGCTGGTCCTCGACGAGCCGACCAACCATCTGGACCTGCCGGCGATCGAGCAGCTGGAGTCGGCCCTGTCCTCCTACACCGGCACGTTGCTGCTGGTCACGCATGATCGCCGGATGTTGGAGGCGGTGACCGTGAACCGCCGGCTGGAGGTGGCCGACGGCCGGGTCACCGGCTGA
- a CDS encoding Xaa-Pro dipeptidyl-peptidase: protein MRVLARSLTVLLVLAGSAMITAAPAAAATGTQPVHDYATAVREQVWVQTPVDSDSDGRPDRVAVRIIRPSTTRKVPVIFQASPYYAGIKDIPNHDDVDRDGSLAASAAPAVDRAADITFAGYLDNYFVPRGYAVVFADSLGSGGSDGCPTSGGRNETLGMKAVIDWLNGRAPGFDAAGAPVSAGWSTGRTGMIGVSYNGTLPNAVAATGVRGLETIVPIAGISSWYDYYRANGGVVAPGGYQGEDTDILAKAVLTRAAPEACAEVMTRLEQQQDRETGDYSAFWAERDYLRDARKVRASVLLVHGLHDFNVRTGQAGQWWDALARNGVPRKIWLHQAGHTDPFNIRRAEWLSTLHRWFDKWLHRIDTSITREPVADVEVAPNQWVTSANWPLPDSRKTRIKLGGGTFTDDTARTAENLAALPDSTDPNRLAHLTAPLTRDTRLSGTPVVTVRAGLTGKSPYLTALLVDYGTAERFVRTRTLTAQDCVGPGIEGDPGCFAQREYVTASSDYEIVTRGWIDVRNRFSPSVTTPIKPGRTYTFRWDLQSTDHVFAAGHRIGVVLISTDRDHTLRYPAGTVVTVRPGSSLQVRLS from the coding sequence ATGCGAGTGCTGGCCAGGAGCCTTACCGTTCTCCTCGTTCTCGCCGGGTCCGCGATGATCACCGCCGCCCCGGCCGCCGCCGCGACCGGAACCCAGCCGGTCCACGACTACGCCACCGCCGTCCGCGAACAGGTCTGGGTGCAGACCCCCGTCGACAGCGACTCCGACGGGCGGCCCGACCGGGTCGCGGTGCGGATCATCCGGCCGTCCACCACACGGAAGGTGCCGGTCATCTTCCAGGCCAGCCCCTACTACGCGGGCATCAAGGACATCCCCAACCACGACGACGTCGACCGGGACGGGAGTCTCGCCGCCTCGGCCGCCCCGGCTGTCGACAGGGCCGCGGACATCACCTTCGCCGGATACCTGGACAACTACTTCGTACCGCGCGGTTATGCCGTGGTCTTCGCCGACAGCCTCGGCTCCGGTGGCTCGGACGGCTGCCCCACCTCGGGCGGGCGCAACGAGACCCTCGGCATGAAAGCCGTGATCGACTGGCTCAACGGGCGCGCCCCCGGCTTCGACGCCGCCGGAGCCCCGGTCAGCGCCGGCTGGTCGACCGGGCGGACCGGGATGATCGGCGTCTCCTACAACGGAACCCTCCCGAACGCGGTCGCCGCCACCGGTGTCCGCGGCCTGGAGACGATCGTGCCGATCGCCGGGATCAGCAGCTGGTACGACTACTACCGCGCCAACGGTGGGGTCGTCGCGCCCGGCGGTTACCAGGGTGAGGACACCGACATCCTCGCCAAGGCGGTGCTGACCCGGGCCGCGCCCGAGGCGTGCGCCGAGGTGATGACCCGCCTGGAACAGCAGCAGGACCGGGAGACCGGCGACTACAGCGCGTTCTGGGCCGAACGCGACTATCTGCGCGACGCCCGCAAGGTCCGGGCCAGTGTGCTGCTGGTGCACGGACTGCACGACTTCAACGTGCGCACCGGGCAGGCCGGGCAGTGGTGGGACGCCCTGGCCCGTAACGGGGTGCCCCGCAAGATCTGGCTGCACCAGGCCGGGCACACCGACCCGTTCAACATCCGCCGGGCCGAGTGGCTGTCGACCCTGCACCGGTGGTTCGACAAGTGGCTCCACCGGATCGACACCAGCATCACCCGGGAACCGGTCGCCGACGTGGAGGTGGCCCCGAACCAGTGGGTGACCTCGGCGAACTGGCCGCTTCCCGATTCCCGCAAGACCAGGATCAAACTCGGCGGCGGTACGTTCACCGACGACACCGCCCGGACCGCGGAGAACCTGGCCGCCCTGCCGGACAGCACCGACCCGAACCGGCTCGCGCACCTGACCGCGCCGTTGACCCGCGACACCCGGCTGTCCGGCACCCCCGTGGTGACGGTCCGCGCCGGGCTGACCGGGAAGTCGCCGTACCTGACCGCCCTGCTCGTCGACTACGGCACCGCCGAACGGTTCGTGCGCACCCGCACCCTCACCGCACAGGACTGCGTCGGCCCCGGCATCGAGGGCGACCCCGGATGCTTCGCCCAGCGGGAGTACGTGACGGCGAGCTCGGACTACGAGATCGTCACCCGCGGCTGGATCGACGTCCGCAACCGGTTCTCACCCTCGGTCACCACGCCGATCAAGCCGGGCCGGACGTACACGTTCCGTTGGGACCTGCAGAGCACCGACCACGTGTTCGCGGCCGGCCACCGGATCGGCGTCGTGCTGATCTCCACCGACCGCGACCACACCCTGCGCTACCCCGCGGGCACCGTGGTGACGGTCCGGCCCGGCTCGTCGCTGCAGGTGCGGCTCAGCTGA
- a CDS encoding PhzF family phenazine biosynthesis protein: MTEISRYAAFTLDPAGGNPAGVVLDAAGLDDARMQEIAAEVGYSETAFVTGRDGDRFRVRYFSPLAEVPFCGHATVATAVALGPGEHVFTTNAGAVPVRVDDSGTATLTSVDPHVGELPAADLAALLAALRWPAGDLDPELPPRVAFAGAYHPIIAVTSRARLADLDYDVPALKALMTEREWTTIQLVFRAGPESFDVRNPFPVGGVYEDPATGAAAAAFGGYLRDLKLVPADATLALRQGDDQGRPSRITVRLDPTVSGVQVSGPAVPIS, from the coding sequence ATGACGGAGATTTCGCGGTACGCGGCCTTCACGCTCGACCCGGCCGGCGGCAACCCGGCGGGTGTCGTGCTGGACGCGGCCGGTCTGGATGACGCGCGGATGCAGGAGATCGCCGCCGAGGTGGGCTACTCGGAGACCGCGTTCGTGACAGGGCGTGACGGCGACCGGTTCCGGGTGCGTTACTTCAGCCCTCTCGCGGAGGTGCCGTTCTGCGGGCACGCGACGGTGGCGACCGCAGTGGCGCTGGGTCCGGGCGAGCATGTGTTCACGACGAACGCCGGTGCGGTCCCGGTGCGGGTGGACGACTCCGGGACGGCCACCCTGACCAGCGTGGATCCGCACGTCGGCGAGCTGCCGGCGGCGGATCTGGCGGCGCTGCTGGCGGCCCTGCGCTGGCCGGCCGGCGATCTGGACCCGGAGCTGCCGCCCCGGGTCGCCTTCGCCGGGGCGTACCACCCGATCATCGCGGTGACCAGCCGCGCGCGCCTCGCCGACTTGGACTACGACGTGCCGGCGCTGAAAGCCCTGATGACCGAGCGTGAGTGGACCACGATCCAGCTGGTCTTCCGGGCCGGGCCGGAGAGCTTCGACGTGCGCAACCCGTTCCCGGTCGGCGGGGTCTACGAGGACCCGGCGACCGGTGCGGCGGCCGCGGCGTTCGGCGGCTACCTGCGGGACCTGAAGCTGGTCCCGGCGGACGCCACCCTCGCGCTGCGACAAGGCGACGACCAGGGCCGGCCGAGCCGCATCACCGTCCGCCTGGACCCGACGGTCTCCGGCGTCCAGGTCAGCGGCCCGGCCGTCCCGATCAGCTGA